The genomic window TTTATCGCCAGAGTGGATTGTGCCCAGAAACAACTCGCACACATTTGTTagcatttgttatttttttttccccttcttgtTCGAAACAAACCGACAGTTTGAGCTAGCACTTGGTGCTGTCCAATTGCCAAACTTCCGTTTCAGACATCTTCCAGTTGGATTTCTTGACTTCTGCATATATGACGGGTTCAAATTCATGTTGGCTCTGGGATGTTTGAACacaatcagccaatcagaatagtgcctagcgaaaacggaaatgatgTCCGTTTCGTGCTCAACGAATTTTTGGAATggcttaggggtcgtccattaatcacgtgaaggtttttttagcaaatttttaaccccccctcccccctagtgatttgtggtgagattttagactccctccccccccccccccaaaaaaaaaaatcacgtgtattttttcggtacaaaataattttaaaaatttcagaaaattatctttaaatataggtataatataatttaattctggaaaattaatcacagcatgtatattcggcgccaaaatcacagtcttactggcgactggcaagccgagtcgggcggggatattgttgcctggctacggcgagtcaaggtcacgcgtcgcttttcggtttagtagaaatcgcgtgaaaaaataaatacacgtgatatctctctacacccctcctccccccttgtgatatttcgtgatctttctgaaccccccccccccccccccttttcgagccgcacatgattaatggacgatcaTGTTATGACAAATGGGCGATAAAGGAGGTTTTATAacttaataactaaaaaaatgttaaacaataaCTAACATAATGTtagtaactaaaataatattaaaatgattGTCGTATGAAAAATAATATGTGTAAATAGCTAattatatgtttataacttttcaAAAATAcggaatgtttattttattagatAACGAGTATTTGAGTTGAATTTATGgacgttttaaaattttaaaagcacaAAAAGCATAACAAGCTCTAAACCTGCACCCAGCATGAGATGCATtatctaatttttaaaatgagattaaaattgaaaagtttttaatagatcaggcaaaaaaaaaacactttgatatAGTGTGacttgatttaaaacatatttgtggTCATcggtccaactttatttgacggaaaaaaatttgaaatatattttctgtCAAATATTACTCTTGCAACTCTATTGTTAAATATATAGTTTGGAGACAAAAACTTGAAGTATGACAGGGCCCTTAACTCGTAGAGTTGTAGTTATTGGGTTCAGTTCCCGACCAAGCATTTATTTCTCCGGCGCAGGGCTGTGTTGTGTTGTGCTTTCGCCACGTGTCACCAGCCTGCGGAAGGCAGCAGAATATCATCGCAGAATCATGTTCAGCTTAGCCTGGCGACCAGCAGTCGTTTCACGGTTGTGACCGAGGATTCGCAACCAGACCCATGATCATCACAATCTGAAAACATAAACACAACTGTTTTAATAGATAAAAGTGAtccataatacatattttatattattttgttttttggtaaaaataataaattaataatttaaaaaatatgtttgcgACGCAAATACTATTTcccgttctttgaatgattcttgcaatgaagAGGAGATTGATTTTCGAGCGCGGAAAATCGGAACTTTATCTTATCGTAAAGCTGGGTCTCAGAGGCCATTTCGTTTGTTCAAATTTCTTGTCTTtattgttatcataaaattacctTTCTCTTAAAGTTGTGAGACAGAAATTTTGCATTGGTTGTTTGGTTGCAACTTGTTGTCGCCAGATATTTTCCAGGCGTTATTCACGAGCTGTGAAGTGCCTTCACTCGCGTGAATTTTTAACCGGTTATTAGTAAGCGTTCAGTAAGTGACTGGTGACAAAATTCGTGACGAACTTTCAATAATGTAAAGCAAGGCTGTTGGGATAAATAAtcttttgttatatatatatatatatataaataaaaaattaactatttgtTTTTTCTAAATACTAAAtatccgaaagttcttcaccgattgcttagGAAAttttgcattcgaatacgctcGTGTTTTTGTGAACCTATGTTCAAACCTGAGACAGGTAAAAATATgacataaaaatatagataggtaaaattatttgtaaatgaatgtttgtgtgtttgtcttcCGTTTTGTGAAGATAAAGATAGAGATATTGAGATATGTATACAttgagagatagagatatagagagaagtATAGAGAgggagtacacacacacacacatatatatatagatagagagggagggatatatatagatataaagaaCCTAAATGTTGTTTTGAGACCAAGGAAGAAATTGGACTGGTGCTTTCGCGCGCACTCCAGTCCCATAAATGGAATCTGGCAAGCCACGGAAGCTAGCCAAGACTATTGATAACCCTGTCGgcaggggagacctaagatgcacataaagttctgccatccccgattacacccgaacaattcaccttcggccaacttcgggctttgtttaatttttgcgcaggaaaaatgaattcaaatattaaaattggtcggttaggttagctacattaaaacactttaaaacactatggacggttagttaggttagtatagctacattaaaataaacacagaaatataaatatatataaataaacccaaggttggccgaaggtgaattgttcgggtgtaatcgggaatggcagaactttatgtgcatcttaggcttccctgtcGGCAGCCAGCGGTGGCGAAGGTCGCGGCCGTACCGGGTGCTAATCAGTTTCGCAAGCTCCCCGCCCCGCGCCTAGCCAGCGACGCGTGTATTTCGGATTGGCGTGGCCGCGACTCGCTAAGTGCAGCTAATTCTGTTTGCGAGCCGGACTGCGGCTGTCGTGACGACGCCCTATGGAGGGTTTACAGAACACTCGAGGAACGTAAGACGCAAAATGTTCGGGAATCAAACTTTAGAGCATCGGTTCATAAACTACGTACGAATGACGGCAACAACGCAACTCGAGTgttgttcaacttccaactttcttgcgttttggcttgcgcTTTCGACGGCCAAATTTtaagagaagtgttccgaaaactttcaaAGACGAATTATACATCATACGTTTACACTTGTGAAATTTTCACACAGTTATAGAAAATAACCtttataaaaatttgattaacaatttctttttctttctttttctttttttttgtaataaatatgaaatatagGAAGAAGCTCGgggtaaaaatatgttttctatgTTTGAGAGTTGGAGACATCTTGAGGCTGTGATTTTCTTGTGTTGGTTGCTGGTTGCGCTGTTGAGTCTTTGCGTtccttgcgtggtttataaacccgCCATTACGGCTCGTTCTCATGCGCcggtttttccattttttttgcttttacttTTAGGTAAGAACTATTTCTGTCTATTCATCGTGATAGCGCTCTTGTGTTACATGATTCGTCAAATAATTTCCGTAATCCAGTGGTGGTAACGTGTCACGCAATTGTTCGTACGTAATTACGAACGCTTGCGAGACCTTATGCAGCtcaaaaataacgtttagtaataGCCCGTAGTTGTGACCATCAACAAATGCAATATACATAGTGAAACAGATTAACAGGAAAATCCCTTAATTCACAGTATTGacaagaaaattaagtaattatctCTGCGTGTGAGGGCTAGCCTTAAATCCAGGTTCAAGATAGGTACTCTTCCCCACGAACAAGggcatttttacacgctttatattagcttcacctgtatgcaggaccggtgcaaggtaaattggcgccctaggcgaaaaaccttaatgccccccccccccccccccacccacccttcTCGCCGGacccaccaaaaaaaattttttccttgcctcaaaatacatcacgtaagccttagattttgtcaacaatcaaatgtaagtagactttttttttttttttacttttttacttattacaaatcataaacaggtcaccgtggactttaaataattacttatatcaatataaacattccaaactgttacaaaaatccattttcatctagtttcaataatcgttaaacatattatatcagctgttatgtgtcgtactgcgccgcccccagctacttggcgccctaggcggttgcctagttcgcctatatggacgcgccggccctgcctgtatgtttgtttgtatgtatgtttgtttgtatgtatgtttgtaaccgactccttttcactcgattttgacccactttaaacggacagatttaatcttttgtagatttatcgaggaccggtgacaatacactaatttgaaaaGATTATTTTCTGAGGTATCAGTGAGCATATACAATATGAACGACTCTCAGCCACTAAAAAAAACCTCCAATAAAGAAAGAAACGACTcacaagcgtcccagttaacatgtcTCGCtatagtcagtagccaatgagcaggtaaaATTGGCCGAGTACGTAGAGAATTGTGAAGTGCATCGTAAAATTCATTGAAACAGCTATATTTTTTACAGTCCCTACGAATTGGCTTACTCAGTGTAAGAGGAAGGAggcttttccgtaaataataaaataatttaattcaaagtttttttttttccagttctaCAGAAGTTCCTTGTTTTACCTAGAAATCAGCGTTTCTGAAAAATTGCCATTTATGGATTACATTATAAAGCCTGTGCAGTGACGCAGCCGCCGCCATTTTGTGCTTTAATTGTGTTGCCGATTCTGTGGTTCTCTATATGTAAATACCTAGCAGTTTGGAGGCGTTGTAGGCTACACCGATTTTGTTATTTGCGACAGTATGTGTATCATTATGTGGAtaaacgtaatattttttttcttacgccAGGTGTAGTCATTACTTGTGTCAAAcgtaataattctttttttttgtcaggtTACGTGCTACCGCTCGTAACAAGTCGGAAGTCCCGCGCCTTCATAGTGCTAAAAAAACATCCTTGTCAAGGCTTGACACTTGCAATAGATAGTAATAGTGAGTGTAGGGAGGAGCTGTCCCTGAGAAAACTCGcacaacagttcatatcatttccaaggcaataaaattgttagttacTTAGATGAACTAGTCAGCCATAAATTATCTATTGCACGCACCCCacatttttcgttttaaaacttacAAGTATCTTCATAGGTGTGTATTAAAAATCCATAGTCACAAATATGCATGACAGTTCGTATGGGGAcaggataaatatttttttttttagtccgttttaaaaacgtggtgtataaacataaattttttaaattttaaatatttaatttatgtttctttgATTAAGAACCGTAACCCATcagctgttctcggcttgactGAGTTCTGGCACATTCGAGGGAGCTgaatgttgccccttggaagggcagcccttcaggatttttctggcaatggtttgtttgtacagcgactggaagagtagcccatccaatttctgaaaacatgtttctttaagtgtttaaataatcctgaaaacttcccccatggaagggcagcccatcaggatttttctgacagtggttagtttgtaaagcgactggaagggcagcccttccagtatcttaaaatgtgtctatttttgtaattttataatcctgaattgttgccccttggaagggcagcccattaggatagctttaacagtggtgtttttgaaaggttgtctgaattgtagccccttggaagggcagcccatcaggatttttctgacagtggtgtttttgaaaggttgtctgaattgtagccccttggatgggcagcccttcaggatttttctgacagtggttagttaagttaggtcactttacaaactaaccactttcagaaaaatcctgaatggtTGCCCATCCAAACggcaaaaattcagacaacctttcaaaaacactactgtcagaaaattcctgatgggctgcccttccagtcgctgtacaaacaaaccattgccagagaaatcctgaagggctgcccttccaaggggcagaaTATCAGTCGCCCCGGACATTCAGTGTATTGCTTGACTGTGTGACACGTTGTGGCAGCTGTGAATCCAGATGACTGATGTTTGGAGCAGGGGTGGGCTCCGACActcaccgtgtgtgtgtgcgccCGCAGTGCTCGTGAACCGCGCGCGGGCGGCGCGCGCCATGGAGGCCGGGGACCGCGACGAGGAGTCCCTGCCGAGCTACACCCTGGTGTCCGGCCTGCCGTCCTACGACGAGGCCCTCGAGCAGCTGCGCGCGGTGCGCGAGCagtgcaagatggccgccagggcGCCGGAGAAGAAGGGAGGCGCGCCGCAGCAGCACCAGCAACACCAGCAGCAACCACCGCCGCCGACCACGACGCTGCGCCTCTCCGTCGCCGAGTTCCTCAGGACTTACAAGACCTACCCTCCCCTGTGATCGTGACGAGGCTGGCTGCCGTCAGCGGTCCTGCGCCCGACTGTCTTTGTCGTCGGGAGACGCCAACACTGCGCGCGAGTCCACGGAGGAgtacagattgttccgacctacggccggcattctcacggtcctatcagggtagggtgggagaaatttCCAGTTCGTTTGTACATTCCAGAgcaataaatttaaacataactgctagggatcgctccctctttttttttttttatcgggaaGGTACTAGAGCTTcagcaatgaccagcggctagggccaccaacccagcatagtcaccgcctcagcccccgTACCTCGCTCAGA from Bacillus rossius redtenbacheri isolate Brsri chromosome 1, Brsri_v3, whole genome shotgun sequence includes these protein-coding regions:
- the LOC134533651 gene encoding protein commissureless 2 homolog, which codes for MEPRGEVNATVVVKQLVAPGVEQSYDEFLADVWVGVVLTLMVLSCVCCVCSCLLYHKFMQWKRRVLVNRARAARAMEAGDRDEESLPSYTLVSGLPSYDEALEQLRAVREQCKMAARAPEKKGGAPQQHQQHQQQPPPPTTTLRLSVAEFLRTYKTYPPL